One window from the genome of Oceanisphaera sp. IT1-181 encodes:
- a CDS encoding substrate-binding domain-containing protein, with amino-acid sequence MLTKKLGLAGLWLLLQLPNQVWANSSEYWSLQEYLTLFPAQQPLSQQFANRVRQPAVPLQAPLAKPVSIIMLTPDQQVSDYWLRNQQSLSKRLAEIGVPFNLHSYASLPATAHREQEQQLANALLSDPDYLILTLNSQRQGVLIDKLMTRDRPKIILMNITTPLKHLRNRQPFFYVGFDHKDGTRLLNKKIKELTSSQANYLMLYGTRGYVSEARGDEFIHLNANEPYMNLSQAFYTDVSAEKAKQAVLQTLKAKPNINLIYACTTDIALGAAAALKQLNKAGKVILNGWGGGSAELDALAAGSLDLTVMRMNDDNGVAIAEAIRLDQVGKNNLIPQVYSGDFAVIDRQTPKAELERLKDYAFRYSN; translated from the coding sequence ATGTTAACCAAAAAACTAGGGCTCGCAGGCCTGTGGCTGTTGTTACAGCTGCCCAACCAAGTGTGGGCAAACAGTTCAGAGTATTGGTCGCTGCAAGAGTACTTAACCCTGTTTCCGGCACAACAGCCGTTATCCCAGCAATTTGCTAACCGAGTGCGGCAGCCCGCCGTGCCGTTGCAAGCGCCTTTAGCTAAACCGGTCAGTATTATAATGCTCACCCCCGATCAACAGGTATCGGATTACTGGTTGCGTAACCAACAAAGCTTGAGCAAAAGGTTAGCTGAGATAGGCGTACCTTTTAATTTACACAGCTATGCTTCCTTACCTGCCACTGCCCACCGAGAGCAAGAGCAACAACTGGCCAATGCTTTACTCAGTGATCCTGACTATCTAATTTTAACCTTGAACTCACAGCGTCAAGGGGTGCTGATCGATAAATTAATGACTCGCGATCGACCCAAAATTATTTTAATGAACATCACTACGCCGTTGAAGCACTTACGCAACCGGCAGCCTTTCTTTTACGTCGGCTTTGATCACAAAGACGGCACGCGCTTATTAAATAAGAAGATCAAAGAGCTGACCAGCAGCCAAGCTAATTATTTGATGCTCTACGGTACGCGCGGTTACGTTAGTGAAGCCAGGGGCGATGAATTCATTCATTTAAACGCCAATGAACCTTACATGAATCTGAGCCAAGCGTTTTACACGGACGTGAGTGCTGAAAAAGCCAAGCAGGCGGTACTGCAAACTTTAAAAGCTAAGCCGAATATTAATCTTATTTATGCCTGCACCACAGATATTGCCTTAGGTGCGGCAGCCGCGTTAAAACAGTTAAATAAAGCAGGCAAAGTTATTCTTAATGGTTGGGGAGGCGGCAGCGCTGAACTCGATGCCTTAGCGGCGGGCAGCCTAGATCTGACCGTGATGCGGATGAATGATGATAATGGAGTGGCCATAGCGGAAGCCATACGTCTTGATCAAGTTGGAAAGAACAATTTGATCCCACAAGTTTACAGTGGAGATTTTGCCGTCATCGACCGACAAACTCCCAAAGCCGAACTGGAGCGTCTCAAAGATTATGCTTTCCGTTACTCAAACTAA
- a CDS encoding hemolysin family protein has protein sequence MTLFENLLILILLVAISSFFSISEIALAASRKIKLRMMASDGDLNAAKVLLLQEQPGNFFTVVQIGLNAVAILGGILGEAAFTPFLTDLLKTFFVGAWIEKTAFFMSFFVVTSLFILFADLMPKRLAMIAPERIAVSVVRPMAFCLVALRPLVWLFNGLANLFFRLFKVPTMRKDEITPEDIIAMMEAGAQAGVLQEQEHHLIENVFDMESRTVTSAMTGRESLIYFTLIESQDSIKGKIAEHPHAKFLVCEDSLDKVIGYVDSRDILMQVLHEQPLSLQKEGIVRTPLIIPDTLSMYEVLAHFKTAGEDFAIIMNEYAMVVGIITLKDVMSIVMGELVQSQEDHIVARDANSWLVEGSTPLEDVMRVLDIDTFPNDENYETIAGFMMYMLRKIPKRTDFVLHAGYKFEVVDIDNYKIDQLLVTRIGAPELLIEEKVV, from the coding sequence ATGACGTTGTTTGAGAACCTCTTGATCTTAATCTTGCTGGTGGCGATTAGTTCATTCTTTTCCATATCTGAAATTGCCCTGGCGGCTTCTCGCAAGATAAAACTCAGGATGATGGCCAGTGACGGCGATCTGAATGCTGCTAAGGTACTCCTGCTGCAAGAGCAACCGGGTAATTTCTTTACAGTGGTGCAAATCGGCTTAAACGCAGTGGCCATCTTAGGCGGTATCTTAGGGGAAGCGGCGTTTACGCCCTTTTTGACCGACTTGCTAAAAACATTCTTTGTTGGCGCTTGGATTGAGAAAACCGCCTTCTTTATGTCCTTCTTTGTCGTGACGTCGCTTTTTATCTTATTTGCCGACCTAATGCCTAAGCGATTAGCCATGATAGCGCCGGAGCGAATAGCCGTGTCTGTCGTGCGTCCCATGGCGTTTTGTCTGGTGGCACTTAGGCCTTTGGTGTGGCTGTTTAATGGTTTGGCAAATCTGTTCTTCCGCTTATTTAAAGTGCCCACCATGCGCAAGGACGAGATCACGCCAGAAGACATCATCGCCATGATGGAAGCGGGCGCGCAGGCCGGCGTGTTGCAAGAGCAAGAACATCACCTGATCGAAAACGTGTTCGATATGGAATCACGTACTGTCACCTCGGCCATGACTGGCCGTGAGAGTCTGATTTATTTCACACTAATAGAAAGCCAAGACAGCATTAAAGGCAAGATTGCCGAACACCCCCATGCCAAGTTCTTGGTGTGTGAAGACAGCTTAGATAAAGTCATTGGCTATGTGGACTCGCGCGACATACTGATGCAGGTGTTACATGAGCAGCCGCTGTCACTACAAAAAGAAGGCATAGTGCGCACGCCGTTAATCATTCCCGATACCTTATCTATGTATGAGGTGCTGGCGCACTTTAAAACGGCGGGTGAGGATTTCGCCATTATCATGAACGAGTACGCCATGGTGGTCGGCATCATCACTCTGAAAGATGTAATGAGCATCGTCATGGGCGAGCTAGTGCAGTCTCAGGAAGACCATATAGTGGCGCGTGATGCTAACTCTTGGTTAGTAGAAGGCTCAACGCCATTAGAAGATGTCATGCGGGTGCTGGATATAGATACCTTCCCCAATGATGAGAACTACGAAACCATCGCCGGCTTTATGATGTACATGTTGCGCAAGATCCCCAAGCGCACCGACTTTGTGCTGCATGCGGGTTATAAGTTTGAAGTGGTAGATATAGACAACTATAAGATAGACCAGCTGTTGGTGACTCGTATTGGTGCCCCTGAGCTGCTAATAGAAGAGAAAGTGGTCTAA
- the glmS gene encoding glutamine--fructose-6-phosphate transaminase (isomerizing): MCGIVGAVAQRDVAEILVEGLRRLEYRGYDSAGVAIIQASGQLGRLRELGKVQALASALEAQPLAGGTGIAHTRWATHGEPSQRNAHPHVSGDIVVVHNGIIENHESLRAELQGKGYEFSSDTDTEVIAHLVHYHRQECDSLLAALQTTVKELRGAYGTVLMDARDPSCLVVARSGSPLVIGLGLGENFIASDQLALLPVTRRFLFLEEGDVAEVTRREVRVFDTHGNPVMRDELESDVTHDAGDKGEYRHHMLKEIYEQPKAITDTLEGRITESAVVVDSFGNGARDIFEKVEHIQLIACGTSYHAGMVARYWFEALAGISCDIEIASEFRYRKSVVRPNSLLITLSQSGETADTLAALRLAKQSGFMSSLAICNVPGSSLVRESDLAFMTRAGAEIGVASTKAFTTQLAGLLMLVTAVGRCRGYMTADTESELVQSLRALPGHLLDTLKLAADIEVLAEEFSEKEHSLFLGRGEQYPIAMEGALKLKEISYIHAEAYAAGELKHGPLALIDADMPIIVVAPNNDLLEKLKSNVEEVRARGGQLYVFADEQADFKGDASMRVIQVPHVPMAIAPIVYTLPLQLLSYYVALIKGTDVDQPRNLAKSVTVE, translated from the coding sequence ATGTGCGGAATTGTAGGGGCAGTAGCCCAGCGTGATGTGGCAGAAATCTTAGTAGAAGGGCTGCGCCGTCTTGAATATCGCGGTTACGACTCGGCGGGCGTGGCCATCATTCAAGCCTCTGGCCAATTAGGCCGCTTGCGTGAGCTTGGCAAGGTACAAGCATTGGCCAGCGCACTCGAAGCACAGCCGCTAGCCGGTGGTACGGGTATTGCCCATACCCGTTGGGCGACTCATGGCGAGCCTTCACAACGTAACGCGCACCCTCATGTGTCTGGTGATATTGTCGTGGTACATAACGGCATCATCGAAAACCATGAAAGCTTGCGGGCTGAACTGCAAGGCAAAGGCTACGAATTTAGCTCAGATACCGATACCGAAGTGATTGCTCACTTAGTGCATTATCATCGTCAAGAGTGCGACTCTTTGCTGGCGGCATTACAAACCACAGTTAAAGAGCTGCGTGGCGCCTACGGCACTGTATTGATGGACGCGCGCGATCCCTCTTGCTTAGTGGTGGCACGCTCCGGTTCACCTTTGGTGATTGGTTTAGGATTAGGCGAGAATTTTATCGCTTCGGATCAGCTAGCGCTATTGCCGGTGACCCGTCGCTTCCTATTTTTAGAGGAAGGCGACGTAGCCGAAGTAACACGTCGTGAAGTGCGCGTCTTTGATACTCATGGCAATCCCGTTATGCGTGATGAGCTAGAGTCTGACGTGACTCATGATGCCGGCGACAAAGGCGAATATCGCCATCATATGCTGAAAGAAATCTACGAGCAGCCCAAGGCCATCACCGATACCCTAGAAGGTCGCATCACCGAATCGGCGGTAGTAGTGGATTCTTTCGGTAATGGTGCTCGTGATATCTTCGAAAAAGTCGAGCATATACAGCTGATTGCCTGCGGCACCTCCTACCATGCGGGCATGGTGGCCCGTTACTGGTTTGAAGCCTTGGCTGGCATTTCGTGTGATATTGAAATTGCGTCTGAGTTTCGCTATCGCAAGTCGGTAGTACGGCCAAATAGCCTGCTGATCACCTTGTCACAAAGTGGTGAAACTGCGGATACCTTAGCGGCACTGCGGTTAGCTAAACAATCGGGCTTTATGAGCAGCTTGGCCATTTGTAACGTACCGGGCTCTTCTTTAGTGCGCGAATCGGACTTGGCCTTTATGACACGAGCCGGTGCCGAAATAGGTGTGGCCTCGACCAAAGCGTTTACTACGCAACTGGCGGGATTACTGATGCTGGTCACTGCGGTAGGGCGCTGTCGCGGCTACATGACGGCGGATACTGAAAGCGAGCTGGTGCAATCTTTACGCGCTTTGCCCGGCCATTTGCTTGATACTTTGAAACTGGCTGCTGATATAGAAGTGTTGGCTGAAGAATTTTCCGAGAAAGAGCACAGTTTGTTTCTGGGCCGCGGCGAGCAGTATCCGATTGCCATGGAAGGTGCACTTAAGCTAAAAGAAATTTCTTATATTCACGCAGAAGCCTATGCTGCCGGTGAGCTTAAGCACGGGCCGCTGGCGCTGATTGACGCAGATATGCCAATCATTGTGGTGGCACCGAATAATGACTTATTGGAAAAGCTAAAGTCGAACGTCGAAGAAGTGCGGGCTCGAGGCGGACAATTGTATGTGTTTGCAGACGAACAAGCGGACTTTAAAGGCGATGCCAGCATGCGCGTCATCCAAGTGCCTCATGTGCCTATGGCTATCGCACCCATAGTCTATACGCTTCCACTGCAATTACTGTCTTATTATGTAGCGCTTATTAAAGGCACAGATGTAGACCAGCCAAGAAATCTAGCTAAATCAGTGACGGTAGAATAA
- a CDS encoding LuxQ periplasmic sensor domain-containing protein has protein sequence MLSVTQTNRRRQQAMLKLALHFLLPLLFLLAGSFLLLAWQSTTRIVNDSINYQMQEAHDRAQSRLDSYLTGLNTLLTSTAENPALANILVKGDRPAAKKILQNTLSHSYGEYLDLLLLTRQNQYWTNLNSPLYLLGNHLNVLIVDTPYFNKWSSIELIPEPAPLIAIIQRYPILSADSGLIAGSLFGGLVLNDNLTLISLLSQGATNKSLKLLIDDQPVGPTFNTGKIEQTIFEQAIASNLSRGKVADHYFSRQPLLINGEASKLQLLLIADKSMSEQLAHAYFYHLLLALVLILLFIATYFFLTIKSAQLRQ, from the coding sequence ATGCTTTCCGTTACTCAAACTAATCGCCGACGCCAGCAAGCTATGTTGAAGCTGGCCTTACATTTTCTCTTGCCGCTATTGTTTTTACTGGCTGGCAGTTTTTTATTATTGGCATGGCAGTCCACTACCCGCATCGTCAATGACAGTATCAATTATCAAATGCAAGAGGCACACGATAGAGCACAGAGTCGTTTAGACAGTTATCTGACCGGCCTAAATACGTTACTGACCAGTACCGCGGAAAACCCAGCATTAGCCAATATCTTGGTTAAAGGAGATAGGCCTGCTGCTAAAAAAATACTGCAAAACACCTTGAGTCATAGTTATGGTGAGTATTTAGATTTATTACTATTAACACGCCAAAATCAATACTGGACCAATCTAAATTCACCACTGTATTTACTGGGCAATCATTTAAATGTACTCATCGTTGATACGCCTTATTTTAACAAGTGGTCTAGCATAGAGCTCATTCCTGAGCCCGCCCCCTTAATTGCTATAATACAGCGCTATCCTATTTTATCTGCAGACTCTGGTCTGATAGCGGGCAGCTTATTTGGTGGTTTGGTCCTAAACGACAACCTGACCTTGATCAGTTTACTCAGCCAAGGGGCCACGAATAAAAGTTTAAAATTACTGATTGATGACCAACCCGTGGGCCCTACCTTTAATACGGGTAAGATTGAACAGACTATTTTTGAGCAGGCGATAGCCAGTAATTTGAGTCGAGGTAAAGTTGCAGATCATTACTTTAGTCGCCAACCGTTACTGATTAATGGCGAGGCGAGCAAGTTACAATTATTATTGATAGCAGATAAATCGATGTCGGAACAATTAGCACATGCCTATTTTTATCATCTACTACTGGCGTTAGTGCTAATACTACTATTTATAGCGACCTACTTTTTCTTAACCATAAAGTCTGCCCAGTTAAGGCAATAA